Proteins encoded in a region of the Pseudothermotoga elfii DSM 9442 = NBRC 107921 genome:
- a CDS encoding RAMP superfamily CRISPR-associated protein, whose amino-acid sequence MMYHDFYAYYQVGNEQSIDELISGSGKYNDILDTYQKILLLSTAYSKGKGAIDYAKSGDRHKTSGLKVILHSQKKYDQYIHCKLNEIKLLEIDSSIDITLLPKGSWILEFQTELEKPFLSKDDIPFYIIENPVKKDAVFGVPYTSATTWKGNLRWAMMKKFLEERKNNPEEFAEARFRHTLLFGTEKGWEETPTGWAEYIDRMCPDAQTLYREILRKMFNKNENTIKDPHVEGMLHFYSTFWDRIDLMVINPQDRKTKTGKNPIYFEIVPEGAKGMFRLLYVPYYWLGKDDEELKNKVWEDLAQTITGLKAMMLEYGFSAKKTIGFGKIKKLDSGRLEIKGFLPAQKFSNFDDILGCVGK is encoded by the coding sequence ATGATGTATCATGATTTCTATGCTTATTATCAGGTTGGAAATGAACAAAGTATCGACGAACTTATAAGTGGTTCTGGAAAATACAACGATATTTTAGACACGTATCAGAAGATTTTACTTCTCTCTACTGCTTACTCTAAGGGTAAAGGCGCTATCGACTATGCGAAATCTGGAGATAGACATAAGACTTCTGGATTAAAAGTGATTTTGCATTCTCAAAAGAAATATGATCAGTACATTCATTGCAAACTGAATGAAATAAAATTGCTTGAAATAGATTCAAGTATAGACATCACTCTTTTACCAAAAGGAAGCTGGATTCTTGAGTTTCAAACAGAACTGGAAAAACCCTTTCTGTCGAAAGACGATATACCGTTTTATATCATCGAAAACCCTGTAAAAAAAGACGCAGTTTTTGGAGTACCTTACACATCTGCTACTACTTGGAAAGGGAATCTTCGTTGGGCAATGATGAAAAAGTTTTTAGAGGAGAGGAAAAACAACCCGGAGGAATTTGCAGAAGCAAGATTTCGACACACGCTACTTTTTGGAACAGAAAAGGGATGGGAAGAAACACCAACTGGATGGGCTGAATATATAGATAGAATGTGCCCTGATGCACAAACATTATATAGAGAAATATTGAGGAAGATGTTCAATAAAAATGAGAACACGATAAAAGATCCGCATGTTGAAGGAATGCTCCATTTTTATTCTACTTTCTGGGACAGAATTGATCTGATGGTTATCAATCCGCAAGACAGGAAAACAAAAACTGGAAAGAATCCCATTTATTTTGAAATCGTTCCTGAAGGAGCAAAGGGCATGTTCAGATTACTCTACGTGCCATACTACTGGCTTGGAAAAGATGATGAAGAGTTGAAAAATAAGGTCTGGGAAGATTTAGCTCAGACTATAACCGGGCTCAAAGCTATGATGCTCGAATATGGATTTTCTGCAAAGAAGACGATCGGGTTTGGAAAGATAAAAAAATTAGATTCAGGAAGACTGGAGATAAAGGGATTTTTACCAGCCCAGAAATTTTCGAACTTTGATGATATTCTGGGGTGTGTGGGAAAATGA
- the cmr1 gene encoding type III-B CRISPR module RAMP protein Cmr1, which produces MKTPIWTGDVDSKSDIIRSTGIVGSLRWWTETLLRGMCEFACDPTDNSRCPDGGNYCSSCLIFGATGRRRLFRIEINGGEKISFPGNGAINIKPSGRSHGWFFEPGVVGNLEMKMIPLDEKFDEVLVLTPLIIASNWGGIGAKTQLGYGVVEITNPPNVSFENFKRVLRNLSQKGKRQKSNEPGFPNLKDMFFAKVRFKANGNCWEKIDGLIDKSSKSRLEKEIRKKGIEECFRNNFLPIAPVIKNWLRYDDGSQIWKPKNGTTKGIENWLFGTIRNICPKCYNIVNPQNENGKTVYECQNCGQKFKKEEIINKCASKINISCAYKIGNDLWEIRIWGWIPKDAPQNFPREEFLDKLKKVLQTGIAGFLGNSTSDHKLAVWREYASKRDTIKEEQNFDNFVESLLRGTDDVS; this is translated from the coding sequence ATAAAAACTCCTATCTGGACCGGTGATGTTGATTCAAAGAGTGATATTATTCGATCAACAGGTATTGTTGGATCTCTTCGCTGGTGGACAGAAACGCTCCTTAGAGGAATGTGTGAATTTGCCTGTGATCCCACCGACAATTCAAGATGTCCTGATGGTGGGAATTATTGCTCTTCCTGCTTGATTTTTGGCGCTACGGGAAGAAGAAGATTGTTTAGAATCGAAATAAACGGAGGAGAGAAAATTTCTTTTCCAGGAAATGGAGCAATAAACATAAAACCTTCCGGTCGGTCACATGGCTGGTTTTTTGAGCCTGGTGTTGTAGGAAATTTAGAGATGAAAATGATTCCTCTCGATGAGAAATTCGATGAAGTTCTCGTATTAACACCACTGATTATCGCTTCCAACTGGGGAGGAATTGGAGCAAAAACACAACTTGGATATGGAGTTGTTGAAATAACAAATCCTCCAAATGTCAGTTTCGAGAATTTCAAAAGAGTTCTTAGGAATCTTTCACAGAAAGGAAAACGCCAGAAATCAAATGAACCTGGTTTTCCAAACCTCAAAGATATGTTTTTTGCAAAAGTCAGATTTAAAGCAAACGGAAATTGTTGGGAGAAGATTGATGGGCTAATAGATAAATCAAGCAAAAGTAGACTTGAAAAAGAAATAAGAAAAAAAGGGATAGAGGAGTGCTTTCGTAACAATTTCTTACCCATAGCGCCTGTGATCAAAAACTGGTTGAGATATGATGATGGAAGCCAAATTTGGAAACCTAAAAATGGAACCACGAAAGGCATTGAAAATTGGTTATTTGGAACAATTCGAAATATTTGTCCAAAGTGCTATAACATTGTAAATCCGCAAAATGAAAATGGGAAGACAGTTTATGAGTGCCAAAATTGTGGTCAAAAATTCAAAAAAGAAGAAATTATCAATAAATGTGCTTCAAAAATAAATATCTCCTGTGCTTATAAAATTGGCAATGATCTTTGGGAAATCAGAATCTGGGGATGGATACCGAAAGATGCACCCCAGAATTTTCCAAGAGAAGAATTTCTGGATAAACTCAAGAAAGTATTGCAAACTGGAATTGCTGGATTTTTGGGCAACAGTACGTCAGATCACAAACTTGCTGTGTGGCGAGAATATGCTTCAAAGAGAGATACTATTAAGGAAGAGCAAAATTTCGATAATTTCGTTGAAAGTTTGCTGAGGGGGACAGATGATGTATCATGA
- a CDS encoding CRISPR-associated protein Csx11 — protein MSILKTLEENRTPILLAEIGAHLHLVGRFSKKFLESHAKNGDSSSKFDYKEICSDPAFFEGTRLHEILSDKMLETFINKLNVNKKVNLGELKTDKVSSFCNFIQKHTWNRDSKCDPKGLCRILADAHGIVSGIDKSLAGMVETGKQRKNYIFRSTAFGYEKEIELLKNTDLKKELFKELHRVLTEIFNELEHFGKISYETYLYFLSVAEKYYPKTIGETRRSINEISLYDYAYSIASLMKSNLAKMLIDGWYEPRSRSKWKILSINLDVFELLSRGLKIGDILGYQSEIEKLFNKIKEIVEYTYPFGNEIYRDRTGIYFSCPNFTNINEFLKEIKETFSKEISFDVSLQINISEESRSMTVLSSERIGALRKVSFPYDSDMLYWGSTLTNESCEGNHSLEKCPVCGIRAKSEKDSRCKACNERYKKRAKAWSKDPKKTVWIDEVSDKNDRVAMIVGKFNLNEWLSGRILDTLASATFNEWRDENGSVCSKLGINTVEDLERKFQDMFKNPKLNEDEIELIKSFVDIKLDDFNLFWNAIAERDATGYALKLTDDKEKARHLIKLLFRKHPSFARLRRVWLTTKEFIDETVIEIIKNTLTHSNPRSKRIQFKISPDPHIPKNSTCDVIVSGVRFSPVCVDDINGIFISTINLEILSKFGKTVGEIANALSGQDIKLKTETDKIWRDFKITRAMPADDMYQDYLPYIKIYDFPDQFMILVPAYEALDITEKIVEEYEKQFSKVRDRLPVHLGIIAFHRRTPLYVVMDAAKRLLKKFESSESLEVNVKEAKDIEDPALGKCRKLVLQFGERKIPLRWTVSYSTKDSEVEDLWYPYLRICSAEKPDRNLCFDYTGNGDYVVHVKEIKEKDGIKIETSYFKLCYIEEASDRFHVDENLKFTDDIHEIQHLWKVIECKLKSQKWRVSQLYSFLEELERIKEYDEKTFEYFLESNLINIFGLNRSSNEFELLKKAIEDGLFELCLYWNLQVRKERVRKGDQNESINLRTENLLRNGH, from the coding sequence ATGAGTATTCTTAAAACGTTAGAAGAAAACAGAACCCCTATTTTGCTCGCTGAAATAGGAGCGCATTTACATTTAGTTGGAAGATTTTCGAAAAAATTTCTTGAAAGCCATGCTAAAAATGGCGATTCATCATCAAAATTTGATTATAAAGAAATCTGTTCAGATCCTGCATTTTTTGAAGGAACAAGATTGCATGAAATACTTAGCGATAAAATGTTAGAAACTTTTATAAATAAACTCAATGTTAATAAAAAAGTGAATCTCGGAGAGTTAAAAACAGACAAAGTTTCCAGTTTCTGCAATTTTATTCAGAAACACACCTGGAACCGTGACTCAAAATGTGATCCAAAAGGGCTTTGTAGAATATTGGCAGATGCCCATGGAATTGTATCTGGTATAGACAAATCGTTAGCTGGCATGGTGGAAACAGGAAAACAGAGGAAAAACTATATATTTCGCTCCACAGCTTTTGGTTATGAAAAAGAAATAGAACTGCTGAAAAATACCGATTTGAAAAAAGAGTTGTTCAAAGAACTACATAGAGTTCTAACCGAGATTTTCAATGAACTTGAGCATTTCGGAAAAATTTCTTACGAAACTTATCTATATTTTCTTTCGGTTGCGGAAAAATATTATCCAAAAACTATCGGTGAAACCAGAAGGTCTATCAATGAGATTTCTCTTTATGATTACGCTTATTCAATAGCATCTTTGATGAAATCTAATCTCGCCAAAATGCTCATAGATGGCTGGTATGAGCCAAGAAGCAGGTCCAAATGGAAGATATTATCAATAAATCTTGATGTTTTTGAATTGCTTTCCAGAGGGTTGAAAATAGGGGATATTTTAGGATACCAGAGCGAAATCGAAAAACTTTTCAATAAAATAAAAGAAATCGTTGAATACACCTATCCCTTTGGTAATGAAATTTATAGAGACAGAACGGGCATTTACTTTTCTTGTCCAAATTTCACAAACATCAATGAATTCTTAAAAGAAATTAAGGAGACTTTTTCCAAAGAAATCAGTTTTGATGTTAGCCTTCAAATCAACATTTCAGAGGAAAGTAGAAGTATGACGGTTCTTTCCAGTGAAAGGATAGGAGCCCTAAGGAAAGTTTCTTTTCCATATGACAGTGACATGCTATATTGGGGAAGCACTCTGACCAATGAAAGTTGTGAAGGAAACCATAGCCTCGAAAAATGTCCTGTTTGTGGTATCAGGGCGAAATCGGAGAAGGATAGCAGGTGCAAAGCGTGCAATGAGCGATACAAGAAAAGGGCAAAGGCCTGGAGTAAAGATCCGAAAAAGACCGTATGGATAGATGAGGTATCAGACAAAAATGACCGTGTTGCTATGATAGTTGGAAAATTTAATCTAAACGAATGGCTTTCTGGAAGAATCCTGGATACATTAGCCTCAGCAACTTTCAATGAGTGGAGAGATGAAAATGGTTCTGTTTGTTCAAAGCTTGGAATTAATACAGTAGAAGATTTAGAAAGAAAATTTCAAGATATGTTCAAAAATCCCAAACTCAACGAAGATGAGATAGAACTTATTAAATCATTTGTTGATATAAAATTAGATGATTTCAATCTTTTTTGGAATGCTATTGCCGAAAGAGATGCCACTGGATATGCCTTAAAGCTCACGGACGATAAAGAAAAAGCAAGGCATCTTATTAAATTACTTTTTAGAAAACATCCTTCGTTTGCTCGTTTAAGGCGTGTCTGGCTGACAACTAAGGAATTTATTGATGAGACAGTGATCGAAATAATAAAAAACACTCTCACACATTCAAATCCAAGGTCAAAACGAATCCAGTTTAAGATATCTCCAGATCCCCATATTCCAAAAAACTCAACATGCGACGTAATTGTAAGTGGCGTGAGGTTCAGCCCGGTATGTGTTGATGATATAAATGGAATTTTTATAAGTACGATAAATCTTGAAATTTTGAGCAAATTTGGAAAGACAGTTGGAGAAATAGCAAATGCGCTTTCTGGACAGGACATAAAACTGAAAACAGAGACAGATAAGATCTGGAGAGATTTCAAGATAACCAGAGCAATGCCGGCAGATGATATGTATCAGGATTATCTTCCTTACATAAAAATCTATGACTTTCCAGACCAATTCATGATACTCGTGCCTGCTTATGAAGCACTCGATATAACAGAAAAAATTGTTGAAGAATACGAAAAACAATTTTCCAAGGTGAGAGATAGATTACCTGTGCATCTTGGAATCATAGCTTTCCACAGGAGAACACCTCTTTATGTCGTAATGGATGCTGCAAAAAGGTTACTGAAAAAGTTTGAGTCATCGGAGAGTTTAGAGGTTAATGTGAAAGAAGCAAAAGATATTGAAGATCCAGCATTAGGAAAGTGTAGGAAACTTGTATTGCAATTTGGTGAAAGAAAAATTCCTTTGAGGTGGACTGTTTCATATTCCACAAAAGATTCGGAAGTAGAAGATCTTTGGTATCCATATTTGAGGATCTGCAGTGCAGAAAAACCTGACAGAAATCTCTGTTTTGATTATACAGGTAACGGAGATTATGTTGTTCACGTAAAAGAGATAAAGGAAAAAGACGGAATAAAAATAGAAACTTCCTATTTCAAACTCTGTTACATAGAAGAAGCTTCAGATAGATTTCATGTGGATGAGAATTTGAAATTCACAGATGACATTCATGAAATTCAGCATTTATGGAAGGTAATTGAATGTAAACTGAAATCACAAAAGTGGAGAGTATCGCAACTGTATTCATTCTTAGAGGAACTTGAGAGAATAAAAGAGTACGATGAAAAAACTTTTGAATATTTTTTGGAATCAAATCTCATCAACATATTTGGTCTTAATCGTTCTTCAAATGAATTCGAGCTTTTGAAAAAAGCGATTGAAGATGGCCTGTTTGAACTGTGCCTCTATTGGAATCTCCAGGTCAGAAAAGAGAGAGTAAGGAAGGGGGATCAAAATGAGTCAATCAATCTTCGAACTGAAAACCTATTACGCAATGGCCATTGA
- the cmr4 gene encoding type III-B CRISPR module RAMP protein Cmr4 gives MSQSIFELKTYYAMAIDPIHVGVGGTRLERVDLSIVRDPATKLPKIPGSSISGPARAYTALVTGRYRWKKNDREYSCAGRGGEGGEKHCGMVNPACPVCVPYGFSKGSGNSMQGLAQFFDAHILLFPVASIIGPVWVTSPLALGSYEITDLSEDRFYPMGKEVMDREKLNFGWLMLEKAGNNIKEIEKKIFEKDIPIPEFIKQRIVLVSDAVFPKIVNSNLEVRTSVSIDPETGTAEEKALFTYEAIPRGTILKFDITYNSGKYFKFGNKDLKTEHGEDVDIDWVKIQVEEGLKLFETLGIGGMNTRGMGRMRVLNLRGANEDVRGNQG, from the coding sequence ATGAGTCAATCAATCTTCGAACTGAAAACCTATTACGCAATGGCCATTGATCCAATACATGTTGGGGTAGGGGGAACAAGATTGGAAAGGGTTGATCTTTCCATAGTGCGGGATCCTGCTACAAAGCTCCCAAAGATACCAGGATCAAGCATAAGTGGGCCTGCCAGGGCATACACTGCACTTGTAACAGGAAGATACAGGTGGAAGAAGAATGATCGTGAGTATTCCTGCGCGGGGAGAGGAGGAGAAGGTGGTGAAAAACATTGTGGAATGGTCAATCCTGCATGTCCTGTATGTGTTCCATATGGTTTTTCTAAGGGTTCTGGTAACAGCATGCAGGGACTTGCACAATTTTTCGACGCGCACATTCTTCTTTTTCCTGTTGCGTCAATAATAGGTCCGGTATGGGTGACTTCTCCATTAGCGTTGGGGTCGTATGAAATTACTGATCTTTCGGAAGATAGATTCTATCCAATGGGAAAAGAGGTAATGGATAGAGAAAAACTCAACTTTGGATGGCTTATGTTAGAAAAAGCAGGGAATAATATTAAAGAAATAGAAAAGAAGATATTTGAAAAAGATATCCCGATCCCTGAATTTATAAAACAGAGGATCGTTCTCGTTTCAGATGCTGTTTTTCCAAAGATCGTAAACAGCAACCTTGAAGTGAGAACCTCGGTGAGCATTGATCCCGAAACCGGTACCGCAGAAGAGAAGGCACTTTTCACTTATGAAGCGATACCGCGCGGCACCATTTTGAAATTCGATATCACATACAACTCTGGTAAATATTTTAAATTTGGTAATAAAGATCTGAAAACAGAACACGGGGAGGATGTTGACATAGACTGGGTGAAGATTCAAGTAGAGGAAGGTTTAAAGCTTTTTGAAACTTTAGGAATAGGAGGTATGAACACGCGCGGCATGGGAAGGATGAGGGTGTTGAATCTAAGGGGGGCGAATGAAGATGTGCGAGGAAATCAAGGCTGA